In Mycobacterium gallinarum, a single window of DNA contains:
- a CDS encoding acyl-CoA dehydrogenase family protein, translated as MTTDGLLFDPNTYDPPQFDAETRRLLRATIDWFESQGKKRLLDDDLAAQWPADFVDFVKREKLFATFLTPSEFAAGDPDKRWDAARNAALSEILGFYGLTYWYTEQVTILGLGPIWQSENKDAKLRAADDLDAGEVMAFGLSERSRGADVYNTDMVLTPASEEDRANGILYRATGEKYYIGNGNVASMVSVFGRRGDVEGQDAYMWFVADSQHDDYHLIDNVVHMQIYVSTFRLDNYPVREEDILHTGVEAFAAALNTVNVGKFNLCSCSIGMSEHAFYEAITHAQNRILYGNPVTEFTHVRTNFVDAYSRLIAMKLFSQRSVDYFRAASLDDRRYLLFNPMTKAKVTMEGETVLRALHDVIAAKGYEKDTMFREVAQFIGTLPRLEGTVHVNVGLVLKFMPNYMLNPKEYPPIPMRNDAADDTFFWNQGPTRGAGKVQFADWTPVYEAHAGIANVAVFYDQAKAFREFLLTAAPDADQQKDLDFLLNVGHLFSLIVYGQLILEQAALTGLDADMLDQIFDFQIRDFNMYAVALHGKPTATTAQQDWALSAIRKPVPDAERFHRVWERVKAYDGAYEMAP; from the coding sequence ATGACGACCGATGGCTTGCTTTTCGACCCCAACACCTACGACCCGCCGCAGTTCGATGCCGAAACGCGCAGGTTGTTGCGTGCGACCATCGACTGGTTCGAAAGTCAGGGCAAGAAGCGCCTACTGGATGACGATCTGGCCGCGCAATGGCCGGCCGACTTCGTCGACTTCGTCAAGCGCGAGAAACTGTTCGCGACGTTCCTCACCCCGTCGGAATTCGCCGCGGGCGACCCGGACAAGCGCTGGGATGCCGCGCGCAACGCCGCCCTCTCGGAGATCCTCGGGTTCTACGGGCTGACGTACTGGTACACCGAACAGGTCACCATTCTCGGCCTGGGACCCATTTGGCAGAGCGAGAACAAGGACGCCAAGCTGAGGGCAGCCGACGACCTCGACGCCGGCGAGGTGATGGCCTTCGGGTTGTCCGAACGCTCCCGCGGCGCCGACGTCTACAACACCGACATGGTGCTGACGCCGGCGAGCGAGGAGGACCGCGCGAACGGCATCCTGTACCGGGCGACGGGGGAGAAGTACTACATCGGCAACGGCAACGTCGCCAGCATGGTGTCGGTATTCGGACGGCGCGGCGACGTCGAGGGCCAAGACGCGTACATGTGGTTCGTCGCCGACAGTCAGCACGACGACTACCACCTGATCGACAACGTCGTGCACATGCAGATCTACGTCAGCACCTTCCGGTTGGACAACTATCCGGTGCGAGAGGAGGACATTCTGCACACCGGCGTGGAAGCCTTTGCCGCGGCGCTGAATACGGTCAACGTCGGCAAGTTCAACCTGTGCTCGTGCTCCATCGGCATGTCAGAGCACGCCTTCTACGAGGCGATCACCCACGCTCAGAACCGCATCCTGTACGGCAACCCGGTCACCGAATTCACCCACGTACGAACCAACTTCGTCGACGCGTACTCGCGGCTGATCGCGATGAAGCTGTTCAGCCAGCGCTCCGTCGACTACTTCCGTGCCGCGAGCCTCGATGACCGCCGATATCTGCTGTTCAACCCCATGACCAAAGCCAAGGTCACCATGGAGGGCGAAACCGTGCTGCGGGCGTTGCACGACGTGATCGCCGCCAAGGGATACGAGAAGGACACGATGTTCCGCGAGGTTGCACAGTTCATCGGCACCCTGCCGCGACTGGAGGGCACCGTGCACGTGAACGTCGGCCTGGTGCTCAAGTTCATGCCGAACTACATGCTGAATCCCAAGGAATATCCGCCGATCCCGATGCGCAACGACGCTGCGGACGACACATTCTTCTGGAACCAGGGGCCGACGCGGGGTGCTGGAAAGGTGCAGTTCGCCGATTGGACTCCGGTGTACGAGGCACATGCTGGCATTGCGAATGTCGCGGTGTTCTACGACCAGGCCAAGGCATTCCGTGAGTTTCTCCTGACCGCCGCGCCCGACGCCGACCAGCAGAAGGATCTCGACTTCCTGCTCAACGTGGGACATCTGTTTTCGTTGATCGTGTACGGACAGCTGATCCTGGAGCAGGCCGCGCTGACGGGCCTGGACGCCGACATGCTCGACCAGATCTTCGATTTCCAGATCCGCGACTTCAATATGTATGCCGTTGCGCTGCATGGTAAGCCGACCGCGACGACGGCCCAGCAGGACTGGGCGCTGAGCGCGATCCGCAAGCCCGTTCCCGACGCGGAACGGTTCCATCGGGTCTGGGAACGGGTCAAGGCCTACGACGGCGCCTACGAGATGGCGCCCTAG
- a CDS encoding Hsp70 family protein, whose product MSEGLGLSIGATRLTAVVVGRAALSRTAVLTRFGHRPPEVGVPSENPNLNERGLILTDFVDRVGDPVGIVAADGSTHLADGVLADALRALLLTLTGGRPPVDPVAVTYPAHWRPAAVESLRNALAALPEFGTAPLVSDATAAVRALQDDPGVPTRGVIALCDFGGTGTSVTLLDADAGYAPLAPTVRHTDLSGDLVDQALLTHVINDLSAAGNIDLSGTSAIGSLTRLRAECRNAKERLSTASVTSLMADVPGHRGEVRLTRNELDDAIRHPVTDFAGVLQETLERNGVRELAAIATVGGGARIPIITTTLSDRFRVPIITNGQPELTAAIGSGLTAVRGTVDDDQTAMAAAAAAAAPATQMAPEVVPAADEMAPSGQFGALAWSDANDVPDVAPTGHYEYDSPADPDDVRPQIQFQPDPHDDERSAKALPWYRRPEVALGAGVLVVLVALAAALIFVMRDGDTPPETASTTAPSQPPATSAEAPLPPETQAPPPETATQEAPPPPVTETVTASPTEPPPTTPPPPETTTAPPPPTSEAPPPTTTQPPASTPPPPPTVPTLPYETIPGLPFVPNPIQPPQPAP is encoded by the coding sequence ATGTCAGAGGGGCTAGGGCTCTCGATAGGTGCCACACGCCTGACCGCGGTGGTCGTGGGCCGAGCGGCGCTGTCGCGTACCGCGGTGCTGACGCGCTTTGGGCACCGGCCGCCCGAGGTGGGGGTGCCCAGCGAGAATCCCAACCTCAACGAGCGTGGACTGATCCTCACCGACTTCGTCGACCGAGTCGGTGACCCGGTCGGCATCGTCGCGGCCGACGGTTCCACCCACCTCGCCGACGGTGTGCTCGCCGATGCGCTGCGCGCCCTGTTGCTCACCTTGACGGGCGGCCGGCCACCGGTCGACCCGGTCGCGGTCACCTATCCCGCACACTGGCGTCCGGCGGCCGTCGAAAGCCTGCGCAATGCGCTGGCCGCGTTGCCGGAGTTCGGCACCGCGCCGCTGGTGTCCGACGCCACCGCCGCCGTACGGGCGCTGCAGGACGACCCGGGTGTGCCGACGCGCGGCGTCATCGCGCTGTGCGACTTCGGCGGCACCGGGACGAGCGTCACGCTGCTCGACGCCGACGCGGGCTACGCGCCGCTTGCTCCCACCGTTCGCCACACCGATCTCTCCGGTGATCTCGTCGACCAGGCCTTGCTCACCCACGTGATCAACGATCTGTCGGCGGCGGGAAACATCGACCTGTCGGGTACGTCGGCGATCGGCTCGCTGACGCGTCTGCGGGCCGAGTGCCGCAACGCCAAGGAGCGGCTGTCCACCGCCAGCGTCACCTCGTTGATGGCCGACGTGCCCGGACACCGTGGCGAGGTGAGGCTGACGCGCAACGAACTCGACGACGCGATCCGTCATCCGGTCACCGACTTCGCTGGCGTGCTGCAGGAAACGTTGGAGCGCAACGGCGTTCGCGAACTTGCTGCGATTGCCACCGTCGGCGGAGGAGCGCGAATCCCGATCATCACAACAACGTTGTCCGACCGCTTCCGGGTACCGATAATCACCAACGGTCAACCCGAGCTGACCGCGGCCATCGGCTCCGGCCTGACGGCCGTGCGCGGAACCGTCGACGACGACCAGACAGCCATGGCCGCTGCCGCCGCTGCGGCGGCGCCCGCCACGCAGATGGCACCCGAGGTGGTTCCGGCGGCCGACGAGATGGCTCCGTCGGGCCAGTTCGGGGCACTGGCATGGTCGGACGCCAACGACGTTCCCGACGTGGCGCCGACCGGTCACTACGAGTACGACTCGCCTGCCGACCCCGACGACGTCCGGCCGCAGATCCAGTTCCAGCCCGACCCGCATGACGACGAGCGCTCGGCGAAGGCGCTGCCCTGGTACCGCCGGCCCGAGGTGGCGCTGGGGGCAGGCGTGTTGGTGGTGCTGGTCGCACTGGCGGCGGCCCTCATCTTCGTGATGCGCGACGGCGATACCCCGCCGGAGACGGCGTCGACCACGGCCCCCTCACAGCCTCCGGCCACGAGCGCGGAGGCGCCTTTGCCGCCGGAGACGCAGGCCCCGCCACCCGAGACCGCCACGCAGGAGGCGCCACCGCCGCCGGTGACCGAGACGGTGACCGCATCCCCGACCGAACCACCCCCGACCACTCCGCCGCCCCCGGAGACGACGACCGCGCCTCCTCCGCCGACCAGCGAAGCGCCGCCACCCACGACCACTCAGCCGCCGGCAAGCACGCCACCGCCGCCGCCGACCGTCCCGACGCTGCCCTACGAGACGATTCCCGGTCTGCCCTTCGTCCCGAACCCGATCCAACCGCCGCAACCGGCGCCTTAG
- a CDS encoding NAD(P)H-dependent amine dehydrogenase family protein — protein MTVDSQKKRIVVFGTGFVGQMVIPEIVKHPLFELVGVGVSNPDKVGRDVGEVCGLDTTLGITATDDIDALIALKPDALVHYGPTAAHAEENINLITRFLRAGIDVCSTAMTPWVWPTMHLNPPNWIEPITAACELGEASCFTTGIDPGFANDLFPMTLMGLCSEVRTVRASELLDYTNYTGDYEREMGIGRPPEKKAMLETPDILVFAWGGTVPMIAHAAGIMLDEITTTYDKWVTPNERKSAKGVIPAGNVAAVRFTINGLYQGKTRIQLEHVNRIGDDAAPDWPTGNQNDVYRVDIEGTPSIFQETAFRFTDGSGRDAAAAGCLATGLRALNAVPAVNDLSPGWVTALDLPLIPGFGTIR, from the coding sequence GTGACTGTTGACTCTCAGAAGAAGCGGATCGTCGTCTTCGGCACTGGCTTCGTCGGCCAGATGGTGATCCCCGAGATCGTCAAACATCCGCTGTTCGAACTGGTCGGCGTCGGAGTCAGCAACCCCGACAAGGTCGGCCGCGACGTCGGAGAGGTCTGCGGTCTCGACACGACGCTGGGAATCACCGCCACCGACGACATCGACGCGCTGATCGCGCTCAAACCCGACGCCCTGGTGCACTACGGACCCACCGCCGCGCACGCCGAGGAGAACATCAACCTCATCACCCGGTTCCTACGGGCGGGGATCGACGTCTGCTCGACGGCGATGACCCCTTGGGTGTGGCCGACCATGCACCTCAACCCGCCCAACTGGATCGAACCCATCACCGCGGCCTGTGAGCTCGGCGAGGCGTCCTGTTTCACCACCGGCATCGATCCCGGCTTCGCCAACGACCTGTTCCCCATGACGCTGATGGGGCTGTGCTCCGAGGTGCGTACGGTACGTGCTTCCGAACTGCTCGACTACACGAACTACACCGGCGACTACGAGCGTGAGATGGGAATCGGCAGGCCCCCCGAGAAGAAGGCCATGCTCGAAACCCCCGACATCCTAGTCTTCGCCTGGGGCGGAACCGTTCCCATGATCGCGCACGCGGCGGGCATCATGCTCGACGAGATCACCACGACCTACGACAAGTGGGTGACCCCCAACGAACGCAAGTCCGCCAAGGGCGTCATCCCCGCGGGGAACGTCGCGGCCGTGCGGTTCACGATCAACGGCCTCTACCAGGGCAAGACCCGCATCCAGCTCGAACACGTCAACCGGATCGGCGACGACGCCGCACCCGACTGGCCGACCGGCAACCAGAACGACGTCTACCGCGTCGACATCGAGGGGACGCCGAGCATCTTCCAGGAGACCGCATTCAGGTTCACCGACGGCTCGGGGCGCGATGCCGCGGCCGCCGGGTGCCTCGCGACCGGCCTGCGCGCGCTGAACGCGGTGCCTGCCGTCAACGACCTGTCCCCGGGCTGGGTCACCGCGCTCGATCTACCACTGATTCCCGGGTTCGGGACCATCCGCTGA
- a CDS encoding 3-oxoacyl-ACP reductase family protein, producing the protein MTTASGKPLAGRRALVTGASRGIGAEIVRRLAADGAAVAFTYGASTAEAEKLVAEVAADGATVVAIQADAADPEQVTHSVEETVAKLGGLDILVNNAGIAILGDVASFPADQFEKIVAINIRGVFVAIQAALAHLGEGGRIINIGSINADQVPGPGLAVYAMTKAAVAGLTRGLARDLGPSGITVNNVQPGPINTDMNPDEGEFAEMAKKVMAGGRYGQPSDVAGVVSYLAGPDTGYITGAHWNVDGGFTV; encoded by the coding sequence ATGACAACAGCAAGCGGAAAGCCACTCGCGGGACGACGGGCACTGGTCACCGGGGCGTCACGGGGAATCGGGGCCGAGATCGTGCGACGGCTGGCCGCCGACGGAGCCGCTGTCGCATTCACCTACGGCGCGTCGACGGCCGAGGCCGAGAAGCTGGTCGCCGAAGTCGCCGCCGACGGTGCGACGGTCGTGGCGATCCAGGCCGACGCCGCCGACCCCGAACAGGTGACCCACTCCGTCGAGGAAACCGTCGCCAAGCTCGGCGGCCTCGACATCCTCGTCAACAACGCAGGCATCGCGATCCTGGGCGACGTCGCATCCTTCCCGGCCGACCAGTTCGAGAAGATCGTGGCGATCAACATCCGCGGCGTGTTCGTCGCGATCCAGGCAGCACTCGCCCACCTCGGCGAGGGTGGACGCATCATCAACATCGGCAGCATCAACGCCGACCAGGTCCCGGGTCCCGGCCTGGCGGTGTACGCGATGACGAAGGCCGCCGTCGCGGGATTGACGCGCGGCCTGGCTCGCGACCTCGGGCCCAGCGGCATCACCGTCAACAACGTCCAGCCGGGCCCAATCAACACCGACATGAACCCCGACGAAGGCGAATTCGCCGAAATGGCAAAGAAAGTCATGGCCGGCGGTCGCTATGGTCAGCCCAGTGACGTCGCTGGCGTGG